A window from Thiomonas sp. FB-Cd encodes these proteins:
- the pelG gene encoding exopolysaccharide Pel transporter PelG, protein MAGIGFELRKLLRSQSYLGLLRAYSYASIISSGPWVFSILGLIVTGFLSLSAVSPNSLITQFQVTVTYLIMTSLVLSGGLQLSFTRWVADQLFAKQREDVAPAFLGVLLVTTAVSGALGWIAALVLFPLQSNLYRVLLAGGLPLLCDIWIVTVFLSGLKQYRAIVALYACGYGLSVFLSYLLRGWGLEGLLAGFLGGQFLMWTAMMALVLRNFPPTKPITLACFAPGAMLPTLLAGGTLYNLGVWADKLMFWFTPQTSSPVIGPLRASTIYDLPVFLAYLCVIPGMGVFLVKFETDFVEWYDHFYTAVRSGGALQDIARYHDRMQDTVREGIYQIIKVQAITLLALYTFVKPLFHAIGISDLYIPLFLVQAVAASFQVLLLAVLNVFFYLDRRREVVFITALLLVLNVILSRVSISLGAVYFGYGFAVALLLTLLASLLLVQRLFRRLEYQTFMLQRT, encoded by the coding sequence ATGGCAGGTATCGGCTTTGAATTGCGCAAATTGCTGCGAAGCCAGTCCTATCTCGGCTTGCTGCGCGCCTACAGCTATGCCTCGATCATCAGTTCCGGCCCCTGGGTGTTTTCGATTCTCGGGCTGATCGTCACGGGGTTTTTGTCGCTCAGCGCGGTCAGCCCCAATTCACTCATCACCCAGTTCCAGGTCACGGTCACTTACCTGATCATGACGTCGCTCGTGCTCTCCGGTGGCCTCCAGCTGAGTTTCACCCGCTGGGTCGCGGACCAATTGTTTGCCAAGCAGCGTGAGGACGTGGCGCCGGCTTTTCTTGGCGTGCTCCTGGTCACGACCGCCGTGTCGGGGGCGCTGGGGTGGATCGCCGCGCTTGTGCTCTTCCCTCTGCAGAGCAACCTGTATCGCGTGCTGCTTGCCGGTGGCCTTCCCCTGCTGTGCGACATCTGGATCGTGACTGTGTTTCTGTCAGGCCTCAAGCAGTACCGCGCGATTGTCGCGCTGTACGCGTGTGGCTACGGGCTGTCGGTGTTCCTGTCGTATCTGCTACGGGGCTGGGGGCTGGAGGGGCTTCTGGCCGGTTTTCTTGGTGGCCAATTCCTGATGTGGACGGCCATGATGGCACTGGTCCTGCGCAATTTCCCGCCGACCAAGCCCATCACCCTCGCATGCTTCGCGCCCGGCGCGATGCTCCCTACCCTGCTGGCGGGCGGAACGCTCTACAACCTCGGTGTTTGGGCCGACAAGCTGATGTTCTGGTTCACGCCGCAAACCTCCTCACCCGTGATTGGCCCGCTACGGGCCTCGACCATTTATGACCTTCCGGTATTCCTTGCCTACTTGTGCGTGATTCCGGGCATGGGCGTTTTTCTGGTGAAATTCGAAACCGACTTTGTCGAGTGGTATGACCACTTCTACACGGCCGTGCGTTCAGGCGGCGCACTCCAGGACATTGCGCGATACCACGACCGCATGCAGGACACGGTGCGTGAGGGCATTTACCAGATCATCAAGGTTCAGGCCATCACCCTGCTGGCCTTGTACACCTTTGTGAAACCGTTGTTTCACGCCATCGGCATCAGCGACTTATACATTCCGCTGTTTCTCGTCCAAGCCGTCGCGGCCAGTTTCCAGGTGTTGCTGCTGGCCGTGCTCAACGTTTTTTTCTACCTCGACCGCAGACGCGAGGTGGTCTTCATCACCGCCTTATTGCTTGTGCTCAACGTCATTCTGAGCAGGGTTTCGATTAGTCTTGGAGCCGTGTACTTCGGGTATGGGTTCGCGGTCGCGCTGCTCCTGACCCTTCTGGCAAGCCTCCTGCTCGTACAACGCCTGTTTCGGCGCCTGGAATACCAGACCTTCATGCTGCAGCGAACGTAA
- the fliN gene encoding flagellar motor switch protein FliN, which yields MADDTQTAEMAQAAPDAAVDDWAAAMAEQGGEAAAPVQTQPETAPAAQRAPFTQLRPETGSAGNTDQLDLVMDIPVTLSVELGRTKIQIRELLQLAQGSVVDLDRLAGEPMDVLVNGFLIARGEVVLVNDKFGIRLTDIVSPTERARRLG from the coding sequence ATGGCTGACGACACCCAAACCGCTGAAATGGCGCAGGCTGCCCCCGACGCTGCTGTCGACGATTGGGCCGCTGCCATGGCCGAGCAGGGTGGCGAGGCGGCTGCCCCCGTGCAAACGCAGCCCGAGACAGCCCCGGCTGCGCAACGTGCGCCCTTTACCCAGCTGAGGCCGGAGACGGGCAGTGCCGGCAACACCGACCAGCTCGACCTGGTGATGGACATTCCGGTGACGCTGTCGGTCGAGTTGGGGCGCACCAAAATTCAGATTCGCGAGCTTCTCCAGCTTGCGCAGGGATCTGTGGTCGACCTCGATCGGTTGGCTGGCGAGCCGATGGACGTGCTGGTTAACGGCTTCCTGATCGCACGTGGCGAAGTTGTCCTTGTCAACGACAAATTTGGCATCCGCCTCACGGACATTGTCAGCCCCACCGAGCGCGCACGGCGCCTGGGATGA
- a CDS encoding tetratricopeptide repeat protein produces MPETPTSRRPGLSVAPDDPRRSRLFPRGTLLGLMLIGVATLALMWPGRQLMQLLRTTQDTALAIDYLQHLLALQEGNSELRLLLAQRYMSIGQWDNALKALDSLASGPQADALRLKIWKHIWFDARARGHEARAEQAAAALRELVARVQPRDFAAWRSALTLLQGLDDAPALKRLAPQVLRFTPLPASTAQQASALLLGMQHYHLAAQVLFDSLPAARTPAQRRAMLEQAADALLASGNASRAYDELAVQAAKLPPDPKLAWHLVTWALAADKPHDALHWLGQAVDLQAPAATLGHALTPAQAELAWRLMLADGNLDGALHIANAALAAHASSDWEQRRAQVLEWSGKPDAALQQWLVLLRQRITSEALANVKRLAGILHSSSGLVAYWESRAKTGAMDTTAWLDYAQALESQGHPRQAVAILQRAVPNAPSLSGPLGWLLGTMGDTEGSLAAYAQGLRRHALDLRSSIDYALALLQTGQFLQARDVLAQTQKVPGLDNLRAVHQGLLADIDWDLNDTRAALQAYASLWHDPSLRRGMKPYQIERFITLTGQMRGASAALAALPAAWAAAPRKALALQWLQWLVKQPSLAGLHAWQRAVFQGALGADLQHDAEVFAARAQVWQALGRRENALADLRTAVHLDPGNRDDQIALLWMLVDMQRLDALRRAYAQYSGGLRGTPDGLEVLAAAAQALDDLPQALALSRALYPRKRNDALWLINFGDLLTRSGQEASARAAYDQAWALLRQRAQQHTTSPRFDALVAALRLSHGRTTIAQQQRIIAALRATLHEPGAPGQARAQADAAIADWLLRLHTTAPTRWWLAHAVLSSADRQSIELQVAMKQGDTEHVRSLLDAGAGSALAPIDRVEALRAAGHPLQALAQADQVLEHAAAQGRSSPQLQALARQDAEDHLNLANRTALGFASQQNDAVMRQGPVLEQRLTLTPALKLDVHVAGERLSTRDASVITNLPQTWSDAQATLQWREGRHACRAARAATPQSGPLTRSSWTLR; encoded by the coding sequence ATGCCCGAGACCCCCACTTCGCGCCGCCCGGGCCTGTCGGTAGCGCCTGATGATCCGCGGCGCAGCAGGCTGTTTCCGCGGGGTACCCTGCTTGGGTTGATGCTCATCGGGGTGGCCACGCTGGCCTTGATGTGGCCTGGACGCCAGCTCATGCAGCTCTTGCGCACGACGCAAGATACGGCCCTGGCAATCGATTACCTGCAGCATTTGCTCGCCCTGCAGGAAGGCAACTCGGAGCTGCGGTTGCTGCTGGCCCAGCGGTACATGAGCATTGGCCAATGGGACAATGCGCTCAAGGCCCTGGATTCCCTGGCATCCGGGCCCCAGGCCGACGCGTTGCGCCTGAAGATCTGGAAGCACATCTGGTTCGACGCACGCGCGCGCGGACATGAAGCGCGGGCAGAACAGGCGGCCGCCGCCTTGCGTGAGCTGGTGGCGCGCGTGCAGCCCCGGGACTTTGCCGCCTGGCGTTCCGCCCTCACGCTTTTGCAGGGCCTGGACGATGCACCTGCGCTTAAACGCCTGGCGCCGCAGGTACTGCGCTTCACGCCGCTGCCGGCATCAACCGCACAACAGGCGTCGGCGTTGCTGCTTGGCATGCAGCACTACCACCTGGCAGCGCAGGTCCTGTTCGACTCACTGCCAGCCGCGCGCACGCCGGCGCAACGCCGTGCCATGCTGGAACAGGCTGCTGATGCCCTGCTGGCGTCCGGTAATGCCAGTCGGGCCTATGACGAGCTCGCTGTGCAGGCCGCCAAACTGCCGCCGGATCCCAAGCTGGCGTGGCACCTCGTGACTTGGGCGCTTGCGGCCGACAAGCCTCACGATGCGCTGCACTGGCTCGGCCAAGCCGTGGACCTCCAGGCCCCTGCAGCCACACTGGGCCACGCGCTCACGCCGGCGCAGGCCGAATTGGCGTGGCGCCTGATGCTGGCCGACGGCAACCTCGACGGCGCCTTGCATATCGCCAACGCCGCGCTTGCCGCGCACGCCAGCAGCGACTGGGAACAGCGCCGCGCGCAAGTTCTGGAATGGAGTGGGAAACCCGATGCCGCGCTGCAGCAATGGTTGGTGCTGTTGCGCCAGCGCATCACCAGCGAGGCGCTGGCCAATGTCAAGCGCCTGGCCGGCATCCTGCATTCCTCCAGCGGGTTGGTTGCCTACTGGGAGTCGCGCGCCAAGACTGGTGCGATGGACACTACGGCCTGGCTGGACTATGCGCAAGCCCTGGAATCGCAGGGTCACCCCAGGCAGGCCGTCGCGATCTTGCAACGTGCAGTGCCGAACGCCCCGAGCCTGTCTGGACCACTAGGCTGGCTGCTCGGCACGATGGGCGACACGGAAGGGTCGCTGGCTGCCTACGCTCAGGGGCTGCGGCGCCACGCACTGGACTTGCGCAGCAGCATCGACTACGCGCTGGCGCTCTTGCAAACGGGGCAGTTTCTCCAGGCACGTGACGTGCTGGCACAGACTCAGAAGGTGCCGGGGCTGGACAACCTGCGCGCGGTGCATCAGGGTCTCCTGGCCGATATCGACTGGGACTTGAACGACACCAGGGCGGCGCTGCAAGCCTATGCCAGCCTGTGGCACGATCCCTCACTGCGCCGAGGCATGAAGCCTTATCAAATTGAACGCTTCATCACCCTTACGGGGCAGATGCGAGGGGCGTCCGCCGCGCTCGCCGCACTGCCTGCGGCGTGGGCCGCAGCGCCGCGCAAGGCCCTCGCCCTGCAATGGCTGCAATGGCTGGTCAAGCAACCCAGCCTGGCCGGCTTGCACGCCTGGCAGCGGGCCGTGTTCCAGGGCGCGCTGGGGGCGGATCTGCAGCATGACGCCGAGGTCTTCGCCGCACGCGCGCAGGTTTGGCAGGCGTTGGGGCGGCGCGAGAACGCGTTGGCCGATTTGCGCACCGCTGTGCACCTGGACCCCGGCAACCGGGATGATCAGATTGCACTGCTCTGGATGCTGGTGGACATGCAACGCCTGGATGCGCTGCGCAGGGCGTACGCGCAATACTCCGGGGGCCTGCGGGGAACGCCCGATGGCCTGGAGGTGCTGGCTGCCGCCGCACAAGCGCTGGACGATCTGCCGCAAGCCCTGGCCCTGAGCCGTGCCCTGTACCCGCGCAAGCGCAACGATGCGCTGTGGCTGATCAACTTCGGCGACCTGCTCACCCGTTCCGGCCAGGAAGCGAGTGCCCGCGCAGCCTACGACCAGGCCTGGGCGCTGTTGCGCCAGCGCGCGCAGCAACACACCACGTCGCCCCGCTTCGATGCGCTTGTCGCGGCCCTGCGGTTGTCTCATGGGCGCACCACGATAGCCCAACAGCAACGCATCATTGCGGCGCTGCGCGCCACGCTGCACGAGCCCGGCGCTCCCGGCCAGGCTCGCGCCCAGGCCGACGCCGCCATTGCCGACTGGCTGCTGCGTCTGCACACGACCGCCCCCACGCGCTGGTGGCTGGCACACGCCGTGCTCAGCAGCGCTGATCGGCAATCGATCGAGCTGCAAGTGGCGATGAAGCAAGGCGACACCGAGCACGTTCGCAGCTTGCTGGACGCAGGCGCTGGATCCGCGCTTGCGCCCATCGATCGCGTCGAGGCCCTTCGCGCTGCGGGCCACCCGCTGCAGGCGCTAGCTCAGGCAGATCAGGTTCTGGAGCATGCGGCCGCGCAAGGCCGCAGCAGCCCGCAACTCCAGGCGCTGGCGAGGCAAGACGCCGAGGACCACCTCAATTTAGCCAATCGCACTGCGCTGGGCTTCGCCAGTCAGCAAAACGATGCCGTGATGCGCCAGGGCCCGGTGCTGGAGCAACGCTTGACTCTCACGCCAGCTCTCAAGCTCGATGTGCATGTCGCCGGCGAGCGCCTGAGCACACGCGACGCGAGCGTCATCACCAACCTGCCGCAAACGTGGAGCGACGCGCAGGCTACGCTGCAGTGGCGTGAGGGTCGGCACGCCTGTCGGGCAGCGCGGGCCGCAACACCGCAGTCGGGACCATTGACCCGCTCCAGCTGGACGCTGCGTTGA
- the pelF gene encoding GT4 family glycosyltransferase PelF, translating into MGTAPQPDIDVMLLLEGTYPYVSGGVSSWVHQIINGFPELRFHLCFLGSRRDDYGEARYAMPPNVVGLTEHYLFSDEAMPTPHRRSGDAATAKLVRNLHEQLRTPGDTADGGRHSRAQVLEQSLRAMQGKLTLDNFLHSEASWSYLTEQYLTRCTDPSFVDYFWTVRTMHTPIWTLATLARALPAARVYHTISTGYAGYLGAVLAGLTNRPLILSEHGIYTKERRIDLFSAQWVSDNMPVLERNAGDAGYFRELWIRLFESLGRMCYDAADPVIALYEANRLRQLADGAEPASTCLIANGINIPPFAATRAQRPPQPPPVMCLIGRVVPIKDVKTFIRAVRVAVGRMPGLEGWIAGPEDEHPDYARECRELADSLELGSNLKFLGFQKLVELLPRVGVVVLSSISEALPLVLLEGFAAGVPAVTTDVGSCQQLIAGLGPEDTALGSAGAVVRIADAQALGEACTALLGDPVAYARAQAAGIARVERYYGQPTMFAKYRAVYEDALARSDDPDHATPRGQVATALREGHVPGRIPPPLQTEEAG; encoded by the coding sequence ATGGGCACGGCGCCACAGCCCGATATCGACGTGATGCTGCTGCTCGAAGGCACATACCCGTACGTCTCCGGCGGCGTGTCGAGTTGGGTGCATCAGATCATTAACGGCTTTCCCGAGCTGCGGTTCCACCTGTGTTTTCTGGGTTCACGCCGGGACGATTACGGCGAAGCACGCTATGCAATGCCGCCCAATGTGGTCGGGCTGACCGAGCATTACCTCTTCAGCGACGAGGCGATGCCCACGCCGCACCGCAGATCGGGCGACGCGGCCACAGCCAAGCTGGTTCGCAATCTGCACGAGCAACTGCGCACGCCGGGCGATACGGCTGACGGCGGGCGCCACTCGCGTGCCCAGGTGCTGGAGCAAAGCCTGCGGGCGATGCAGGGCAAGCTGACTCTGGACAATTTTCTGCACTCCGAGGCGTCGTGGAGCTATCTCACGGAGCAGTACCTTACGCGCTGTACCGATCCATCCTTCGTCGATTACTTCTGGACTGTGCGCACCATGCACACGCCCATCTGGACCCTGGCCACGCTGGCGCGCGCTCTGCCTGCTGCGCGGGTCTATCACACCATCTCCACAGGCTACGCCGGCTACCTCGGCGCGGTGCTGGCAGGGCTCACCAACCGGCCACTGATTCTCTCCGAGCACGGCATTTATACGAAGGAAAGGCGCATTGACCTTTTCTCGGCCCAGTGGGTAAGCGACAATATGCCGGTTCTGGAGCGTAACGCTGGGGATGCGGGATATTTCCGTGAGCTGTGGATCCGCCTGTTTGAATCGCTGGGGCGCATGTGCTACGACGCGGCGGACCCGGTGATCGCGTTGTATGAGGCCAACCGGCTGCGACAGCTCGCTGACGGTGCCGAACCCGCATCAACCTGCCTGATCGCCAACGGCATCAACATTCCGCCCTTCGCTGCCACGCGCGCGCAGCGCCCACCGCAGCCCCCGCCGGTGATGTGCCTGATCGGCCGCGTGGTGCCGATCAAGGACGTGAAGACCTTCATCCGCGCCGTGCGCGTGGCCGTGGGGCGAATGCCGGGGCTCGAGGGCTGGATTGCCGGCCCCGAAGACGAGCATCCGGACTATGCACGCGAATGCCGGGAACTCGCCGATAGCCTGGAACTCGGCAGCAACCTCAAATTCCTTGGGTTCCAGAAACTGGTCGAGTTGCTACCCAGGGTGGGCGTGGTCGTGCTGTCGTCGATCAGCGAGGCGCTTCCGCTCGTGCTTCTCGAAGGCTTTGCCGCAGGCGTTCCCGCCGTGACGACGGATGTTGGCTCATGCCAGCAGCTGATCGCAGGTCTTGGCCCGGAGGATACGGCGCTGGGCTCAGCAGGCGCTGTGGTCCGCATCGCCGACGCGCAAGCGCTTGGTGAGGCTTGCACCGCACTGCTCGGCGACCCTGTCGCGTACGCGCGCGCGCAGGCGGCAGGCATCGCGCGCGTGGAGCGTTACTACGGCCAGCCCACGATGTTTGCGAAGTACCGCGCTGTGTACGAGGACGCGTTGGCGCGAAGCGACGATCCGGATCACGCCACGCCGCGGGGCCAGGTCGCCACCGCGTTGCGTGAGGGACATGTGCCTGGCCGCATCCCGCCGCCGCTTCAAACCGAGGAGGCCGGCTGA
- the fliM gene encoding flagellar motor switch protein FliM: MVKDVLSQDEVDALLQGLSGEEAEPEPEAADEGGIRPYDLASQDRIVRGRMPTLEVINERFARLWRVGLFNFLRRSSEISVSSVRLMKYSEFIRTLVVPSNLNLVQLKPLRGTALFIFDPRLVFSVVDNYFGGDGRFHARIEGRDFTPLEQRIISRMLDMVFKEYKTAWNPVLPLDIEVVRSEVNPQFVNIATPTEVVIVSTFDVEIEGGGGSLNVCIPYSMIEPIRDQMTTGMTTDRNDVDQRWMQALQSEMREAEVELRVELLNRSILVRELLQISIGDVLPVDMPETVIARVDGIPVLRGEYGQHDEHMAIKVRQRLLPDAALTHSAKPIH; encoded by the coding sequence ATGGTCAAGGACGTCCTGTCGCAAGATGAGGTCGATGCACTCCTGCAGGGGTTGAGCGGCGAGGAAGCCGAGCCCGAGCCGGAGGCGGCCGATGAAGGCGGCATACGTCCCTATGACCTGGCCAGCCAGGACCGCATTGTGCGCGGGCGCATGCCCACGCTTGAAGTCATCAATGAGCGCTTTGCACGGCTGTGGCGCGTCGGGTTGTTCAACTTTCTTCGCCGCTCATCGGAAATCTCGGTGTCGTCGGTTCGCCTCATGAAATACAGCGAATTCATTCGCACCCTGGTCGTGCCGAGCAATCTCAATCTCGTGCAACTCAAGCCTCTACGCGGCACGGCGCTGTTCATCTTTGATCCACGACTGGTGTTCAGCGTCGTGGACAACTATTTTGGTGGCGACGGACGCTTCCACGCGCGCATCGAGGGACGCGACTTCACGCCGCTGGAGCAGCGCATCATCTCGCGCATGCTTGACATGGTTTTCAAGGAATACAAGACGGCGTGGAACCCGGTCCTGCCGCTGGACATCGAGGTGGTGCGGTCCGAGGTCAATCCCCAATTCGTCAATATTGCCACGCCCACCGAGGTCGTCATTGTCTCCACCTTCGACGTGGAGATCGAAGGTGGCGGTGGCAGCCTGAATGTGTGCATACCGTACAGCATGATCGAGCCGATTCGCGACCAGATGACCACGGGCATGACCACCGACCGCAATGACGTCGATCAGCGCTGGATGCAAGCGCTCCAAAGCGAGATGCGCGAGGCCGAGGTGGAGTTGCGGGTGGAGCTCCTGAACCGATCCATCCTCGTACGCGAATTACTGCAGATCAGCATTGGCGACGTGCTGCCTGTGGACATGCCGGAGACTGTGATTGCACGCGTGGACGGCATTCCCGTTCTGCGCGGCGAGTACGGCCAGCATGACGAGCACATGGCGATCAAGGTGCGCCAGCGCCTCTTGCCCGATGCGGCGCTGACGCATAGCGCCAAGCCCATTCATTGA
- a CDS encoding bifunctional glycoside hydrolase 114/ polysaccharide deacetylase family protein, whose amino-acid sequence MNRRKFLQALPLSTLLSRLLSRSAAGILGGLGAARTALADPDTGVDGRAAAGAAGVPALAIYYGDRIPVDDLRAFDWAVLEPAHALVQDPDVVKTLAPGTLAIAYVSLGEVQPSRPYYPDIPKAWLPASNPQWGSRVIDQMAIGWPQFVQTRMIQPLWDAGFRAFFLDTLDSYQLLAQTDAARKQQADALRATLHGLIQAFPGIRFLPNRGFELMDATIASSTLAIAAESLYQGWDAASQRYVAVAEQDRNWLLARFDDMRSAYGLNGVAIDYVAPQQRELARQTARQIASSGLIPWVGDPTLQSLGVGNVELVPRRILLLHSCAQGDSPALSTQSAHLYAAMPLEYWGLVPEYRYVGEPAPTQPLAGRYAGVVLWSDHSDVPEPALHLLRQAKAEGVMVAILGQPDTAALGIFDMQPSQGTLPGPVTVQRPPGAPNGEMIPLIPAADTMRLVAGPGSQVWLRATGADGSSMDGAALTPWGGYALGSFGVFNLPGEVGVRWSIDPIAFFRSALRLGDAPMPDITTRTGRRAFFVHFDGDGWVNACDRPGSPLACEVLVTEFLEKYRTPTLASVIVAEVSHEGLYPATAGAAQKWAQRMFALPHIEVGSHTWSHPFDWVAASEEHSRGKPTKALPYGNYLPMPNYRFSTHTEVVGAREYIQNKLCPPGKPCSMILWPGDCNPPNSAVALSYTVGMHNINGGGATITKTQPSLGYVWPMGIPKGQHFQVYAALSNEEDYTHNWKGPYFGFERVIETYTMTDAPRRLKALDLYFHPYIVTKAAGVASLHKVWTWVTQQSIHPIFGIQYARSVLAWRQATVARTLHGAWQLRSDPNLRQWRQPHSAAAPSLSSSHNLAGFSTHADMRYLHAVADKVLLQTAAQDMRPVARLVDANADITRFTQLPHGGVELELTGHVPVQATVALPPGWHLHAGSATQVHAASTPMGDMRMHHVASAETRVALRCLPEA is encoded by the coding sequence ATGAATCGCCGCAAATTCCTCCAAGCGTTGCCGCTAAGCACACTCTTGAGCCGCCTGCTGAGCCGCAGTGCAGCTGGCATCCTGGGCGGGCTGGGCGCGGCGCGCACGGCCTTGGCGGACCCGGACACCGGCGTTGATGGGCGCGCGGCGGCGGGCGCCGCGGGGGTTCCGGCCTTGGCCATCTACTACGGCGATCGCATCCCTGTGGACGATTTGCGCGCCTTCGACTGGGCAGTTCTGGAACCGGCCCATGCGCTCGTCCAGGACCCGGATGTGGTCAAGACCCTGGCACCCGGCACGCTGGCCATTGCCTACGTGTCGCTTGGCGAAGTGCAGCCCAGCCGCCCGTACTACCCGGACATTCCGAAGGCCTGGCTGCCGGCATCCAACCCGCAATGGGGCTCGCGGGTCATCGACCAGATGGCGATAGGCTGGCCACAGTTCGTGCAAACCCGCATGATCCAGCCGCTGTGGGATGCAGGCTTTCGCGCATTCTTTCTCGACACCCTGGATTCCTACCAGCTCCTTGCGCAGACTGACGCCGCGCGCAAGCAGCAGGCCGATGCCCTGCGCGCCACCCTGCATGGCCTGATCCAGGCGTTTCCCGGAATTCGCTTCCTCCCGAATCGCGGCTTTGAACTTATGGATGCAACCATCGCGAGCTCCACGTTGGCGATTGCGGCAGAATCACTCTATCAGGGCTGGGACGCGGCCAGCCAGCGCTATGTGGCGGTCGCTGAGCAGGATCGGAATTGGCTGCTGGCGCGCTTCGATGACATGCGCTCGGCGTATGGCTTGAACGGCGTGGCGATCGACTACGTTGCACCGCAGCAACGCGAGCTCGCACGCCAGACAGCCCGACAGATCGCCTCGTCGGGCCTCATCCCCTGGGTGGGCGATCCCACGCTGCAAAGCCTGGGCGTGGGCAACGTGGAGTTGGTGCCGCGCCGCATCCTGCTGCTGCATTCCTGCGCGCAGGGCGACAGCCCTGCGCTTTCGACGCAAAGCGCCCACCTTTATGCGGCGATGCCACTCGAATATTGGGGGCTGGTGCCAGAGTATCGCTATGTGGGCGAACCCGCCCCCACCCAACCACTGGCTGGCCGCTATGCGGGCGTTGTGCTGTGGTCCGACCACTCGGACGTACCCGAACCCGCGCTACATCTACTGCGCCAGGCAAAGGCCGAAGGGGTGATGGTGGCGATCCTCGGTCAACCCGACACCGCCGCGCTGGGGATCTTCGACATGCAGCCGTCTCAAGGCACGCTGCCCGGTCCGGTGACCGTGCAGCGCCCGCCTGGGGCACCAAATGGCGAGATGATCCCGCTCATTCCGGCGGCGGACACGATGCGCCTGGTGGCCGGCCCTGGCAGCCAGGTCTGGTTACGCGCCACGGGCGCCGACGGCTCGAGCATGGACGGCGCCGCACTCACACCCTGGGGTGGGTACGCGCTGGGCAGCTTCGGCGTGTTCAATCTTCCTGGCGAGGTCGGTGTGCGCTGGTCGATCGACCCGATCGCCTTCTTCAGAAGTGCGCTGCGTCTTGGCGACGCCCCCATGCCCGACATCACCACGCGAACCGGGCGGCGGGCGTTTTTCGTGCATTTCGACGGCGACGGCTGGGTCAATGCCTGCGACCGCCCGGGCTCACCCCTGGCCTGCGAAGTGCTTGTGACGGAGTTCCTGGAAAAATATCGCACGCCGACGCTGGCGTCGGTCATCGTGGCCGAAGTCAGCCACGAGGGGCTGTATCCGGCAACAGCCGGCGCCGCGCAGAAATGGGCGCAGCGCATGTTCGCGCTGCCCCACATCGAGGTCGGCAGCCACACGTGGTCCCACCCCTTCGACTGGGTGGCGGCAAGCGAAGAACACAGCCGCGGCAAGCCGACCAAGGCATTGCCCTATGGCAACTATCTGCCGATGCCCAACTACCGCTTCAGCACGCACACCGAGGTGGTGGGCGCGCGCGAGTACATCCAGAACAAGCTCTGCCCACCTGGCAAGCCCTGCAGCATGATCTTGTGGCCGGGGGACTGCAATCCGCCCAACAGCGCTGTGGCGCTGAGCTACACGGTGGGCATGCACAACATCAATGGGGGCGGAGCCACCATCACCAAGACACAACCCAGTTTGGGCTACGTATGGCCAATGGGTATACCCAAGGGGCAGCACTTTCAGGTCTATGCGGCGCTTTCCAACGAAGAGGATTACACCCACAACTGGAAAGGGCCTTACTTCGGCTTCGAGCGCGTGATCGAAACCTACACCATGACCGACGCGCCCCGACGCCTCAAGGCGCTGGACCTGTACTTCCATCCCTACATCGTGACCAAGGCCGCGGGCGTGGCGAGCCTGCACAAGGTATGGACATGGGTGACGCAGCAGTCGATCCATCCGATTTTCGGTATCCAGTACGCACGCAGCGTGCTGGCCTGGCGGCAAGCCACAGTGGCGCGCACCTTGCATGGGGCCTGGCAGCTGCGAAGCGACCCGAACCTGCGCCAGTGGCGACAACCGCACAGCGCGGCTGCGCCCAGCCTGTCCAGCAGCCACAACCTGGCTGGCTTCAGCACCCACGCGGACATGCGCTACCTGCACGCCGTAGCTGACAAGGTCCTGCTGCAAACAGCTGCGCAAGACATGCGTCCGGTTGCGCGCCTGGTGGACGCCAATGCCGACATCACCCGGTTCACTCAGCTCCCTCATGGAGGGGTGGAGCTTGAGTTGACGGGCCACGTGCCGGTGCAGGCAACCGTGGCGCTGCCGCCCGGCTGGCACCTGCACGCTGGCAGCGCCACCCAAGTGCACGCAGCCTCGACGCCGATGGGCGACATGCGCATGCACCACGTCGCAAGCGCCGAGACGCGAGTCGCCTTGCGTTGCCTTCCCGAGGCCTGA
- the fliL gene encoding flagellar basal body-associated protein FliL has translation MADKPAKTKSGKGKWIIITVVVLLVFGGGGAGAWWFLMRPKPQVTAQELAAQREKLAHFISLEPFVTNVLSTDGNTHYLQVKIDLKTFEPKTDDEVKAMTPEIRNAVLRILAAQQADKVGTVQVREQLRSEILTVINRILNTGSDALGKAVAPTAHAAQPVGPVVGVYFTAFVVQ, from the coding sequence ATGGCAGATAAACCCGCCAAAACCAAATCTGGCAAGGGTAAATGGATCATCATCACGGTCGTGGTGCTGCTCGTTTTCGGTGGCGGTGGGGCGGGGGCGTGGTGGTTCCTGATGCGCCCGAAGCCGCAGGTCACGGCGCAGGAGCTCGCAGCGCAGCGTGAAAAACTGGCGCATTTCATCAGCCTCGAACCGTTTGTCACGAACGTCCTGAGCACCGACGGCAACACGCACTATCTGCAGGTGAAGATCGACCTCAAGACCTTCGAGCCGAAGACGGACGACGAAGTCAAAGCCATGACGCCTGAAATCCGCAATGCCGTCCTTCGCATCCTTGCTGCGCAGCAGGCCGACAAAGTTGGAACCGTGCAGGTGCGGGAGCAGTTGCGCAGCGAAATTCTCACGGTGATCAACCGGATCCTGAACACGGGGAGCGATGCATTGGGCAAAGCTGTGGCGCCGACGGCCCACGCTGCTCAGCCAGTCGGTCCGGTTGTGGGTGTGTACTTCACGGCTTTCGTGGTGCAGTAA